One region of Primulina tabacum isolate GXHZ01 chromosome 1, ASM2559414v2, whole genome shotgun sequence genomic DNA includes:
- the LOC142534031 gene encoding cytochrome P450 84A1-like produces MEKKMITILPALEAKPLFIFFMIPLLFLFMFLSRFRRKPYPPGPKGWPVIGNMGLTDQLTHRGLAKLAKKYGGILHLRMGILHMVAISSPDAARQVLQAQDNIFSNRPATIAISYLTYDRADMAFAHYGPFWRQMRKLCVIKLFSRKRSESWDSVRDEVDDMIRTVVVNSGTEVNVGEMVFGLTKNIIYRAAFGSSSHDGQDEFIKILQEFSKLFGAFNLADFIPYLGWIDPQGLNGRLTKARDSLDGFIDSIIDDHLNKKNCSGDDEKDMVDELLVFYSDEDVKLVAESEDLQGGIKLSRNNIKAIIMDVMFGGTETVASAIEWAMAELMRSPDDLKKVQQELTNVVGVARKVEEPDFEKLTHLRCCLKEVLRLHPPIPLLLHETAEDAVVSGYHIPAKSRVIINAWAIGRDEGAWEDADEFRPSRFLREGVPDFKGGNFEFIPFGSGRRSCPGMQLGLYALEMAVVHLLHCFTWELPDGMKPSEMDMDDVFGLTAPRATRLVAVPTPRLLCPLY; encoded by the exons ATGGAAAAGAAAATGATTACTATACTCCCAGCTTTAGAGGCTAAGCCTCTATTCATCTTCTTCATGATCCCTCTCCTTTTCTTGTTCATGTTCTTATCGAGATTTCGACGTAAACCCTATCCTCCGGGACCTAAGGGATGGCCGGTGATCGGAAACATGGGATTAACGGACCAGTTAACACATCGTGGGCTGGCCAAACTAGCCAAAAAATACGGCGGAATCCTCCACCTCCGCATGGGTATTCTCCACATGGTCGCTATATCGAGCCCGGACGCGGCCCGGCAAGTCCTCCAAGCACAAGATAATATCTTCTCCAATCGGCCCGCTACGATCGCCATTAGTTACTTAACCTACGACAGGGCCGACATGGCCTTCGCGCACTACGGGCCCTTTTGGCGCCAAATGCGCAAGCTGTGTGTGATAAAGCTGTTCAGCCGTAAGCGGTCCGAGTCGTGGGACTCTGTCCGGGATGAGGTGGATGACATGATCCGGACTGTGGTAGTCAACAGCGGCACCGAGGTGAACGTTGGGGAGATGGTGTTTGGTCTCACCAAGAACATAATCTACCGGGCTGCATTCGGGTCGAGCTCGCATGACGGCCAGGATGAGTTCATCAAGATTCTGCAGGAGTTCTCCAAGCTTTTCGGAGCTTTCAATCTTGCGGATTTTATTCCTTATCTGGGGTGGATTGATCCGCAGGGTTTGAACGGCAGGCTGACCAAGGCCCGGGATTCTCTTGATGGATTCATCGACTCCATTATCGATGATCACCTGAATAAAAAGAACTGTTCTGGTGATGATGAAAAGGATATGGTGGATGAACTGTTAGTTTTTTACAGCGATGAAGATGTCAAATTAGTTGCAGAGTCTGAGGATTTGCAGGGTGGAATCAAACTTTCAAGAAATAATATCAAAGCAATCATTATG GACGTCATGTTCGGTGGGACCGAGACAGTAGCATCCGCAATCGAGTGGGCCATGGCGGAGCTAATGAGAAGCCCAGACGACCTGAAAAAGGTCCAACAAGAACTCACCAATGTGGTGGGCGTGGCCCGCAAAGTGGAGGAGCCCGATTTCGAGAAGCTTACCCACCTCCGCTGCTGCCTCAAAGAGGTCCTCCGCCTACACCCGCCCATCCCCCTCCTCCTCCACGAGACCGCCGAGGACGCCGTCGTCTCCGGCTACCACATCCCGGCCAAGTCCCGAGTCATAATCAACGCGTGGGCCATCGGCCGCGACGAGGGCGCGTGGGAGGACGCGGACGAGTTCAGGCCCTCGCGCTTCCTCAGGGAGGGTGTCCCCGATTTCAAGGGGGGCAACTTCGAGTTCATCCCGTTCGGGTCGGGCCGGAGGTCGTGCCCCGGGATGCAGCTCGGCCTGTACGCGCTGGAGATGGCGGTGGTGCACCTCCTCCACTGCTTCACGTGGGAGCTGCCCGACGGGATGAAGCCGAGCGAGATGGACATGGACGATGTGTTCGGGCTCACCGCGCCACGCGCGACTCGGCTCGTGGCGGTGCCGACGCCGCGGCTGCTCTGCCCTCTTTACTGA